A stretch of the Rhinoderma darwinii isolate aRhiDar2 chromosome 3, aRhiDar2.hap1, whole genome shotgun sequence genome encodes the following:
- the MGAT4C gene encoding alpha-1,3-mannosyl-glycoprotein 4-beta-N-acetylglucosaminyltransferase C isoform X1, translated as MPEYKEKKKPQLILNKTGEIYVFIHTTTESKYLDKMRCFRKRSALPVLGVLIFCLLFMNLYIEDEYIVEEDKKRRDASNHQLSSDSYANTVREFSNFSSINVTYQILAGIPIARKRFLTIGLSSVKRKKGNYLLETIKSVFEQSSYEELKEIAVVVHLADFDLAWCESIVQDISRKFSHHIIAGRLAIIHTPVQYYPVLEGLKRNYNDPDARVKFRSKQNVDYAFLLNFCANLSDYYLMLEDDVRCAKNFLTTIKKVINSRKRSNWVTLEFSKLGYIGKLYHTHDLPRLAHFLLMFYQEMPCDWLLIHFRGLLAQKEAIRFKPSLFQHMGYYSSYKGAENKLKDDDYEEDSLDIPDNPSAILSTNMNTFENYEVNRAYSSAEEYFWAKPPSSGDFYHIVLEKPIKISKIKISTGTEDRQNDILHHGTLEVGERLVGTKKNKKCTTYLRLGDFINGNFEMDKIDRKVLFNIDCIRILVTKNQNEWLIIKSISVWTTETLNQ; from the exons gaaatatatgtatttattcaTACGACGACTGAATCTAAATATCTGGATAAAATGAGATGTTTTCGAAAACGCTCAGCATTACCAGTCCTTGGGGTTCTAATCTTTTGCCTGCTGTTCATGAACTTGTACATTGAGGATGAATACATTGTG GAAGAAGATAAAAAACGTAGAGACGCTTCAAATCACCAATTAAGCTCAGATTCATATGCCAATACAGTCAGGGAATTCTCTAACTTCtcatctataaatgtaacatatcAGATCTTAGCTGGCATACCAATAGCAAGAAAAC GTTTTCTAACAATTGGCCTATCAtctgtaaaaaggaaaaaaggaaattaTTTACTTGAAACTATCAAGTCTGTATTTGAGCAGTCAAGCTATGAAGAACTGAAGGAAATAGCTGTAGTCGTTCATTTAGCTGATTTTGATCTAGCCTGGTGTGAAAGCATTGTACAAGATATATCAAGAAAATTCTCCCATCATATTATTGCAGGAAGACTAGCAATTATTCATACTCCTGTACAGTACTATCCTGTATTAGAAGGCTTGAAAAGAAATTATAATGATCCTGATGCCCGGGTAAAATTTAGATCTAAACAAAATGTTGACTATGCTTTCCTACTAAATTTTTGTGCTAATCTCTCAGATTATTATTTAATGCTTGAAGATGATGTTAGATGTGCCAAGAACTTCTTGACaacaattaaaaaagttattaatTCCAGAAAAAGATCAAACTGGGTGACCTTGGAGTTCTCAAAACTAGGATATATCGGTAAACTATATCACACCCATGATCTACCACGACTAGCCCATTTTCTACTTATGTTCTACCAGGAAATGCCTTGTGATTGGTTGCTTATTCATTTTAGAGGCCTGTTAGCTCAAAAAGAAGCAATTCGGTTTAAGCCATCTCTTTTTCAGCATATGGGATATTATTCATCGTATAAAGGTGCGGAGAATAAACTGAAGGATGATGACTATGAAGAGGACTCACTTGACATACCTGATAACCCCTCTGCAATTCTTAGCACAAACATGAATACATTTGAAAATTACGAGGTTAATAGGGCTTATAGTAGCGCCGAAGAATATTTCTGGGCCAAGCCTCCTTCTAGTGGTGACTTTTATCACATTGTGTTGGAGAAACCTATAAAAATAAGCAAAATCAAAATAAGCACAGGAACAGAAGATCGTCAAAATGATATTCTACACCATGGGACCTTGGAGGTTGGAGAAAGATTGGTTGGgactaaaaagaacaaaaaatgtACAACGTACCTTCGATTAGGAGATTTCATCAATGGAAATTTTGAAATGGACAAGATAGATCGTAAAGTTCTTTTTAATATTGACTGCATTCGGATCTTAGTaactaaaaatcaaaatgaaTGGCTAATTATTAAAAGCATAAGTGTTTGGACTACTGAGACATTGAACCAATAA
- the MGAT4C gene encoding alpha-1,3-mannosyl-glycoprotein 4-beta-N-acetylglucosaminyltransferase C isoform X2: MRCFRKRSALPVLGVLIFCLLFMNLYIEDEYIVEEDKKRRDASNHQLSSDSYANTVREFSNFSSINVTYQILAGIPIARKRFLTIGLSSVKRKKGNYLLETIKSVFEQSSYEELKEIAVVVHLADFDLAWCESIVQDISRKFSHHIIAGRLAIIHTPVQYYPVLEGLKRNYNDPDARVKFRSKQNVDYAFLLNFCANLSDYYLMLEDDVRCAKNFLTTIKKVINSRKRSNWVTLEFSKLGYIGKLYHTHDLPRLAHFLLMFYQEMPCDWLLIHFRGLLAQKEAIRFKPSLFQHMGYYSSYKGAENKLKDDDYEEDSLDIPDNPSAILSTNMNTFENYEVNRAYSSAEEYFWAKPPSSGDFYHIVLEKPIKISKIKISTGTEDRQNDILHHGTLEVGERLVGTKKNKKCTTYLRLGDFINGNFEMDKIDRKVLFNIDCIRILVTKNQNEWLIIKSISVWTTETLNQ; this comes from the exons ATGAGATGTTTTCGAAAACGCTCAGCATTACCAGTCCTTGGGGTTCTAATCTTTTGCCTGCTGTTCATGAACTTGTACATTGAGGATGAATACATTGTG GAAGAAGATAAAAAACGTAGAGACGCTTCAAATCACCAATTAAGCTCAGATTCATATGCCAATACAGTCAGGGAATTCTCTAACTTCtcatctataaatgtaacatatcAGATCTTAGCTGGCATACCAATAGCAAGAAAAC GTTTTCTAACAATTGGCCTATCAtctgtaaaaaggaaaaaaggaaattaTTTACTTGAAACTATCAAGTCTGTATTTGAGCAGTCAAGCTATGAAGAACTGAAGGAAATAGCTGTAGTCGTTCATTTAGCTGATTTTGATCTAGCCTGGTGTGAAAGCATTGTACAAGATATATCAAGAAAATTCTCCCATCATATTATTGCAGGAAGACTAGCAATTATTCATACTCCTGTACAGTACTATCCTGTATTAGAAGGCTTGAAAAGAAATTATAATGATCCTGATGCCCGGGTAAAATTTAGATCTAAACAAAATGTTGACTATGCTTTCCTACTAAATTTTTGTGCTAATCTCTCAGATTATTATTTAATGCTTGAAGATGATGTTAGATGTGCCAAGAACTTCTTGACaacaattaaaaaagttattaatTCCAGAAAAAGATCAAACTGGGTGACCTTGGAGTTCTCAAAACTAGGATATATCGGTAAACTATATCACACCCATGATCTACCACGACTAGCCCATTTTCTACTTATGTTCTACCAGGAAATGCCTTGTGATTGGTTGCTTATTCATTTTAGAGGCCTGTTAGCTCAAAAAGAAGCAATTCGGTTTAAGCCATCTCTTTTTCAGCATATGGGATATTATTCATCGTATAAAGGTGCGGAGAATAAACTGAAGGATGATGACTATGAAGAGGACTCACTTGACATACCTGATAACCCCTCTGCAATTCTTAGCACAAACATGAATACATTTGAAAATTACGAGGTTAATAGGGCTTATAGTAGCGCCGAAGAATATTTCTGGGCCAAGCCTCCTTCTAGTGGTGACTTTTATCACATTGTGTTGGAGAAACCTATAAAAATAAGCAAAATCAAAATAAGCACAGGAACAGAAGATCGTCAAAATGATATTCTACACCATGGGACCTTGGAGGTTGGAGAAAGATTGGTTGGgactaaaaagaacaaaaaatgtACAACGTACCTTCGATTAGGAGATTTCATCAATGGAAATTTTGAAATGGACAAGATAGATCGTAAAGTTCTTTTTAATATTGACTGCATTCGGATCTTAGTaactaaaaatcaaaatgaaTGGCTAATTATTAAAAGCATAAGTGTTTGGACTACTGAGACATTGAACCAATAA